Genomic DNA from Enterococcus saccharolyticus subsp. saccharolyticus:
GATTGGCATGCAATTTTTGGTGGTTCGGTTTGGGAATATGATGAGGTACGCGGTGAATATTATTTTCATGCCTTTGCCAAAGAACAACCTGATTTAAATTGGGATTCTCCGGCGATGCGCCAAAAAATATTCGATATGATTGAATGGTAGATTGCTCAAGGTATCGATGGGTTCCGAATTGATGCCATTTCTCATATTAAAAAAGATGTGTGGGATCGACCGTTTGATTTTGCAGATGTGAACGGCAATTATAAAAATATTGAAGGCATCGATGTGTACTTGAAAGAATTAAGTGCAGTGTTGAAAAAACATCAGGTAATGTCAGTTGGTGAAGCGAATGGTGTGACGGCTGAAGAAGCGACAGCATGGGTCGGTGAAAATGGTTATTTTGATATGATTTTTGAATTTGAACATATCGATTTATGGCGTACACGGAACGATGAAGGGATTGATTTGCGTTCATTTAAACATGCACTAGTACGTTGGCAAGAGTCATTAGCAGATGGGCGTGGTTAGAATGCGTTATACATGGAAAATCATGATGTTCCTCGTAGCATTTCCGCATTCGGGAATGATTCTTTCGCCTATCGGACAATTTCTGGTAAAGCGTTGGCAATGAGTTTTATGCTGTTGCAAGGGACTCCTTTTATTTACCAAGGACAAGAAATCGGGATGATTAACAATCAATTCGAAAGTATCGAGCAAGTCGATGCAGTGGATTCACGTAATTTATATGAAAGTTTAATTGAGACCGGTGCGACTGTAGAAGAAGCGATGCAAGTCATTTCAGGAACAACTCGTGACAATGCACGGATACCGATGCAGTGGGACGCATCAACATTTGCTGGTTTTTCAGTAAAGAACCGTGGTTAGCGATCAATGAGAACAAAAATTGGTTGAATGTAGTGGAAGAACAACGTCATGAGGATTCCATTTATCATTTTTACAAAAAATTAATCGCGTTGCGTAAGGAATATCCCGTATTTATTGAAGGGGCCTTTCATTATATAGAAACCAACAATGATGATCTGTTTTGTTATGAACGAAAAGATGAGCATACGTGTTTTACGATTGTTGTCAATTTAGGTGAAACAGAACACACCTGTGACTATTTACAAAATATAGCCAACCAAGCTGTCGTTCTGACAAATTATGAGGATGTTTTAGCGAATACCTTGCGTCCGTATGAAGCAAGATTGTATCAACAATAATAAAGAAAAGGCTGTGACAACTACCTATGGATGTTTGTCACAGCCTTTTTTGGAAAAAAATAGTTGTTCATTTTTCGAGAGCATCCCCATAATTTTTCTTTATAATGAAAGAAAACGATAAAGGAGTCCTTGAAGTGATTACATCTGAAAAATTAAAAAAAGAGTAGTACGATGCGCTAGTTCGAAAGGATTCAAATTATGATGGCATTTTTTTCGCAGCCATTAAAACCACAGGTGTATTTTGCCATGCGACGCGTACTGCACGTAAACCTAAATTTGAAAATTGTGCGTTTTATTTGACGGCGGAAGAAGCATTGCTAGCTGGTTATCGCCCATGCAAACGATGTACGCCCTTGTCTTTTCCTAAATCTATCCCAGATGAAGTGAACCAATTAATTCATGCTGTGGAAGCCAATCCGAATAACCGTTGGCAAGAAGCCGATTTTGCTCAATTAGGAATGACTTCAGCAACTGCACGTAGGAAATTTAAAGAGTTTTATCAAATGACTTTTGTGCAATATGCTCGTTCTCGCCGCATGGGTTTGGCATTTAAAGAAATTAAAGCCGGCAGTAAAGTCATTGACCAACAATTAAATACTGGCTATCAGTCCTCCAGTGGTTTTAATGACGCCTTTACAAAAATTATGGGCAATCCTCCTAAAAAAGAGCCGGTAAAAGTGTTGTATGCCTCGTTTATTTCCACGCCGATTGGCCGTATGTTCAGTTTGTCAGATGAACAGTATTTGTATTTATTAGAATTTTTAGATCGTAGAGGATTAGAAAAAGAAATTGAAAAAACGCGCATCAAATACAATGCGCGAATTATTCATGGCACCACAGGGATTAATCGTCAGATAGAAAAAGAGTTGACCCTTTATTTTGATGGGAAATTAACGGAACTCACTGTGCCCATTCATTATGAAGGTTCCGAATTTCAACAGAAAGTCTGGCAAATTTTAAGAACAATTCCTGTTGGAACGACAGTCAATTACAAAGAAATTGCGATTGAATTAGGGGACAAGCATAAAGTTCGAGCTGTTGGCAATGCAAATGGCGCCAATCAACTAGCGATAGTGATTCCTTGTCATCGTGTGATTAATACCAATGGTGAATTAGGTGGATACGGTGGCGGGATTGCACGTAAAAAATATTTATTAGCATTGGAGCAAAAAATGGGTCACACGCATGAAACATTTACTCAATTGACATTGGAGAAATAATTTTTTGTCCTTCAATCCAGTCAAATTCAATTTCAAACGAATGTTTATCAGCTTTTTTAGTATATTTGTATTCCACTTTCAATTGTTCGCTCGGGATGACAGGGATCGTTTCTGTTCCTTGGACAAATTGGAAACTACCTTGTTCTTTCAATTTTTTGGCAAGGGTCTCTAGAGTCGTAGCAAAAGCAACAAGTGACTGTTTTTCTTCATAATCAACCAATACTTCCGTCAATGGTTTTGGTTCACGCATAGTAAAAACCTCCTTGTCTAATTGTTACTTCTAGTATACCTTAATAACACTTGTCATCGCTGATTAGAAGAAAAAATACCTGAACAATCTGAAAGGCAACCACTAAAAAGGGTACATTCATTCTTGTTCAGGTATTTTAGTTATTAATCAGCGCG
This window encodes:
- a CDS encoding amphi-Trp domain-containing protein, which translates into the protein MREPKPLTEVLVDYEEKQSLVAFATTLETLAKKLKEQGSFQFVQGTETIPVIPSEQLKVEYKYTKKADKHSFEIEFDWIEGQKIISPMSIE